One part of the Mycobacterium marinum genome encodes these proteins:
- a CDS encoding phytoene desaturase family protein: MVIGSGISGLTAAINLQRNGIRTLVVERREVPGGLCGTFTLDGYEFVTGCNDFGGGLVRHLEELGVGTEFRTPAARFHLGEQRIEMPPTLPTLATVARRLPALFSAFRTVRKDPGQTLGQLIDGAVQDRLLMAAAAIPAYALLRSPDDLTVEQVGQAYSKELGYRYQKSYTPVGGPAAMIAAMVQRFEALGGELWLGCHSTQVERVGAQKRVHTSDALVSARVVLSSAGRWSEFPKTTKAGMEFALLLFAVRKGFTYPRGYHTIAWLQQDIGEELRKLDAGQPSSRPSFHIFRSDLPQPRDHYTINAFIPLPRGEGDPSAQRRQDLSAHAVATIDKDLPGFKDALIYQRFLSPGEYASRLGLRSAPSPFVPPTGFAGLPSYDAARDTYFIGTSVGPAGEHAGAACLSGKMAADLAIKQLRR, translated from the coding sequence GTGGTGATTGGTAGTGGCATTTCTGGTCTGACCGCAGCCATCAACTTGCAGCGCAATGGCATTCGCACTCTCGTCGTCGAGCGTCGGGAAGTTCCCGGCGGGCTGTGCGGGACGTTCACCCTGGACGGATATGAGTTCGTCACCGGTTGCAACGACTTCGGTGGCGGATTGGTCCGTCACCTCGAGGAGCTGGGCGTCGGCACGGAGTTTCGCACGCCCGCGGCGCGATTCCATCTCGGCGAGCAGCGCATTGAAATGCCGCCAACCCTGCCAACCCTGGCAACGGTGGCCCGGCGCCTGCCCGCGCTTTTCTCGGCATTCCGAACCGTACGCAAGGACCCGGGCCAAACGCTTGGCCAACTGATCGACGGCGCAGTTCAAGACCGGCTTCTGATGGCGGCCGCTGCTATCCCCGCGTATGCGCTGCTGCGTTCCCCCGACGACCTGACGGTCGAGCAGGTGGGCCAGGCCTACTCCAAAGAACTCGGCTACCGCTACCAGAAGAGCTATACCCCGGTCGGCGGACCGGCCGCGATGATCGCGGCCATGGTCCAACGCTTCGAGGCGCTCGGAGGCGAGCTGTGGCTTGGTTGCCACAGCACGCAAGTCGAGCGCGTCGGGGCGCAAAAGCGCGTTCATACCTCGGACGCCTTGGTCTCTGCGCGAGTCGTCCTATCCAGTGCCGGGCGGTGGAGCGAGTTCCCGAAAACCACCAAGGCCGGGATGGAGTTCGCGCTGCTGCTTTTTGCGGTTCGCAAAGGCTTTACCTATCCCCGGGGTTATCACACCATCGCCTGGCTGCAGCAGGACATCGGCGAAGAACTCCGCAAACTCGATGCCGGGCAACCTAGTTCGCGGCCAAGCTTTCACATCTTTCGATCCGATCTGCCGCAACCGCGCGACCACTACACGATCAACGCCTTCATTCCACTACCACGGGGTGAGGGTGATCCATCCGCGCAGCGACGCCAGGACTTGTCCGCCCATGCCGTGGCAACGATCGACAAAGATCTGCCCGGATTCAAGGACGCGCTGATCTATCAGCGGTTCCTGAGCCCAGGCGAGTACGCGAGCCGGCTCGGCCTGCGCAGCGCGCCGAGCCCCTTTGTCCCGCCCACCGGCTTTGCCGGCCTGCCCAGCTACGACGCGGCGCGCGACACCTATTTCATCGGTACCTCAGTCGGTCCCGCCGGCGAACACGCCGGCGCGGCGTGCCTGTCCGGAAAGATGGCGGCGGATCTGGCCATCAAGCAGTTGCGCCGATGA